The Candidatus Bathyarchaeota archaeon sequence TAAGAGACATCGGACTTGTGCGGTATCTAAACATCGAGCCTATCTTTCTCCCACACTCTAGTGGAAGGCATACGGCCCGCAAATTTAGGAAATCCGACATGAGTATAGTAGAACGCCTCATCAATGCCCTGATGCGTCCCGGCAGTAGCGGTGGCGGAAAGCCCCGCCTCATAAGTGTCGTCCGTAATGCATTCAAGATTATCAATATTAGGACGGGGCGCAACCCTGTTGAAGTCCTAGTCAGGGCCGTCGAGAACTCCGCCCCTAATGAGGACACAACACGCATTGGCTACGGGGGAGTCGTCTATCGCCTCGCTGTGGACATCAGTCCCCAGCGCCGGATAGACCTTGCCCTGAGATACATCTCCAGAGGAATCAGGGACGCCACGTTCAGCAACCGCTTAACACTTGAAGAAGTCCTAGCAACCCAGTTAATCGGTGCCGCTAACAACAACGCTAATGCTTTCTCCATCCGAAGGAAAAGAGAAGTTGAGAGAATTGCTCTCTCATCCAGGTAAACGGCAGACTCAAATAAAGCTTCCAAACAGGAAGCCAAATAGTCCGGACAACATCAACGGTAGGATCCAGTTTTTAACTTTTCTGCTATTTTCCCTACTCGGCTCTCTTAGTAATGAGATCGAAAGATAGATCAATCCTAGATCCGTGGCCGCCACGAATGGAATATACCAGAACGATACCAGATGCAGGTAGACTGGGACCACTGAGACTAGAACCGCCAGAACGTAGCTAGTAACAGATACAATCGCAGCAGTATCCCGACCTCTCAAAACCGCCACGGTTCTGATTCCAGATGCCCTATCACCCTCAATATCGACAACCCCCTTTGTTACCTCCCTCCCGGTGTTCGTGAGAAATGCAAGAAGGGCAAAGAGCATGGAGTGGCTTAGGCTAGTCTCCCCTCCAATAAAACCACCGTAAACAAAAGGAAGAGAGATACACCCGCTCACGATGAGATTCCCAGGGAGTCCCGTCCGCTTTCCCAATGTAGAGTAGAACATCATTCCCACCCAAGCTAGTGCTGCAATCAGCAGACTGCCCATGCTCGTCAATCCTGCCAATCCCAGCCCTAACACGCTGAAAACGAAGGTGACAACCAAAGCCTCCCCCGGGGACACTGCCAAGCTAGGAATGGGACGCCCAGGCTCGTTTATCACATCAATCTCCCTATCGTAATAGTCATTCACAGCCATGGCACTGCCACTTAGGAAGAATCCAACGAAGAATGCCAGGACCAGCTCCTGGACCGATGACGGGAGCAGAGACTTTTCGCCAATAGCCACCCCTACCAGCACCGCGAATCCCATCATTATAGAGTTCACTGGTCTCACGATCCGAAACAGTCCACCTATGGAGACCATACCTATCGAGTCTACAAGAAGAAAGATATTAACCCTGCTCCCCTAGATCGCTCTCGACGAGGGAACTAACGGCTTTTCGTGTAGTACAGAAGGCAATCGTAAAGACGAATAAGTTATTGTTACATCAATGCAGAGGATCAATCCCATTGAAAGCTGCAACTATAAACTGATTGACCCACAGAAACGCCAAAGGCTAGCAAAAAACACTGAGGAGGACCAGTTCAGGCCGATACCATCTCTGTGGGGAGGCGCATCATTAAAGATCTAGGATGCTTCCAAAAATAGAAATTCGCTACGGTTAGGGAATGTGATTATCAAAGGTATAATAACCTCAGCTGGTTTAACATCGAGCGATTAGAGATCCTTGACGACGAAAAGCTCTGGTTCCTTCACCGATCATCATCGATTCGAGTCCATAAAAAGGGCGAAAAAACTAAATATTAAACAATTGCCCCGTCTCGCGTGGAAGAGCGGCCTAGATGGCATGCACTGTCTCCAAGCTTTTCCCTGTGAATTTAGAGAAAACCTTTCCACATGAGGAAAACGCGATCATAATTTTCATGGCAGTCACTTAGGTTGGGAGGGCTATGACCTCGAGAACTGCCAACTCATCTTTTAGGTCAGTGTCGACCAAATCCTCTGGAGTTGAGGGCCTTACTACGAGGGCTGTGTCAAGTCCGTGTCTCCCCCCACCGATGGCAAGGACGGGCTCGGAGGCCAAGCCCTTCCCTGCAGCGATAACTACAGCCTCCAGAGCGGCCTTAACACCTGAACTGCAGGCCTGTAATGCTTCACGCATCTCCCTGTGATCCTGAATGTGAAGATCAGCATTCTCCACCAACACAACCTTCAGCTTCTTCATTGCCTTTTTCAAGGAGTTAGAGTACTCGAACTCTGTGACGCTCACGACCTTAGCGGATCCCTTTAGCGCCTCGCTGAACTTAATGACCTGTTTGCCTTTCATGCTGGCAATGACGACTGTGGATATACCACCTTTGTTGACTCTATCCGCGACAGCGTTGATGAGGGACAGAACTGTTTTTCCTGTGTCTAGGTGGAGGAGAATTTGATTGATATCCATGATCTGGTCTCAGTCTCCATCAAGATAGGAATCTGGTTTCTATAAAGCTGTTTATAGCGCGCGAACTCTATAAACTAGACTCAATACAAACGGTTAATTCTAAAAGAACGATTTAAAATAGACTCGTTTTCAAGCGAAGGAAAATGAGCGTGAGGTTGGATAAGCACCGGAAACTGGGTAAA is a genomic window containing:
- a CDS encoding geranylgeranylglycerol-phosphate geranylgeranyltransferase — translated: MRPVNSIMMGFAVLVGVAIGEKSLLPSSVQELVLAFFVGFFLSGSAMAVNDYYDREIDVINEPGRPIPSLAVSPGEALVVTFVFSVLGLGLAGLTSMGSLLIAALAWVGMMFYSTLGKRTGLPGNLIVSGCISLPFVYGGFIGGETSLSHSMLFALLAFLTNTGREVTKGVVDIEGDRASGIRTVAVLRGRDTAAIVSVTSYVLAVLVSVVPVYLHLVSFWYIPFVAATDLGLIYLSISLLREPSRENSRKVKNWILPLMLSGLFGFLFGSFI
- a CDS encoding 30S ribosomal protein S7; the protein is MSSQITGPPKLFGEWTFDDISVRDIGLVRYLNIEPIFLPHSSGRHTARKFRKSDMSIVERLINALMRPGSSGGGKPRLISVVRNAFKIINIRTGRNPVEVLVRAVENSAPNEDTTRIGYGGVVYRLAVDISPQRRIDLALRYISRGIRDATFSNRLTLEEVLATQLIGAANNNANAFSIRRKREVERIALSSR